The Caproicibacterium amylolyticum genome includes the window TCACGGCTCTGGGGGAAGTGCAAGCGAACCGGATGAAAGCAGTACCGGAGGCGAAAGTCAGCAGGCCACCTCGCAGGCTGAAAGCAACGGCGGCGGTGAGGAACCGGCAAGCCAGACACCGCAGTCCAGTGAGCCGGCTGCTTCCAGCCAGCACGGCGAAGAATCGAAAGCGCCGGTGGAAAGCAAGCCTGCGGCATCGCAGAAACCAACTTCTGCTCCGTCAGAAGGAAACGCAGGATAACAAGGTAATCGTTCAGGGCTGCGGCAAGTGCATTTTGCATATTGCCGCAGCCCTGAATTCTTAAATTCCTGTCATATGCGGCTGAAATCGCCGTAAAAGAATGAAAAACGGTTGAAACTTGCAAAAAAACATGTTAAACTGATAAAGCGTCCATAGGAATCATGAGTTTGTTCATTTACCGGGCTTCTGCGCCCGGTTCTGTTCATAAAATGCGGTCATTAAGGGAGTGCTGAAGATGGTCGAAATCGCAGTCATGGGGTACGGCGTGGTTGGTACCGGCGTAATAGAGGTGCTCGCGAAGCATGCTGAGGGGCTGACGCTTCGCGCACATGAGGGGATACACGTGAAGTATGTCCTTGTGCGCAGGGATTTTCCAAATCCTCCAATGATGGGTACATTCACGAAGTCTTTCGACCAGATTCTGAATGACCCCGAAGTAAAAATCGTTGTGGAAGTCATGGGCGGGCTTGCCCCGGCGTATGATTATGTGCGCCGCTGCCTGTTGGCAGGCAAAAGCGTGGTTACTTCCAACAAAGAGCTGGTTGCTGCAAAGGGTGCCGACCTGCTGCAGATTGCCAAAGACAAAAATGTGAATTTTCTGTTTGAAGCGAGTGTTGGCGGCGGCATTCCGATTATCCGCCCAATGAGCCAGTGCCTTGCGGCAAATGACGTGGTTGGTGTGGCCGGCATTTTAAATGGCACAACGAACTATATCCTGACCAAAATGTTTCGCGACGGTGCGGACTTTAAAAATGCATTGGCAGAAGCACAGCGGCTGGGTTATGCGGAGCGTGACCCGTCCGCGGATGTAGAGGGCGCGGATGCCTGCCGCAAAATTTGCATTTTGGCATCCCTTGCTTATGGAAAGCATGTTTATCCGAAGCAGGTACACACCGAAGGCATCACGCAGATTGCTCTTGCTGATGTGGAATATGCGGAAAGTTGGGGCGGCGTTGTCAAGCTGATTGGCGAAGTAAAGCGTACGGCGAACAAAAAAATTTCCATTATTGTCTGCCCGATGTTTGTGGAGCGCGAAAGCCAGCTTGCAAATGTAGATGATGTATTTAACGGCATTATGGTGCGGGGCGATGTGACTGGCGATATTGTTTTTTACGGCAAAGGCGCGGGCAAGATGCCGACAGCCAGTGCGGTGGTTGCAGATGTGATTGACTGTGTCAAACATCTGAAGGCACGCAAGTACCTTTACTGGGCGGATGGCGAGCCGGACTATGTAGAGGATTACCGGAATGAGTCGCGTATGTTCTTTGTGCGTGCGCACGCAGCGGATGCCGATGATGCGTTTGACAAGGCGGCTGAATTGTTCAGCGGTGCAGTACGGCTGTTCCGCAAAAAGCCTGTGTCCGGCGAATTCGCGTTTGTTACGGAGCATCTGCCCGAAAAGGACTGTGACGAAAAGCTGCAGGCGCTGGAAGCGGCGGGCATTACTGTGGATAACCGCATTCGTATTGGTGAGATGTAAAGAAAATAAATAGAAGTCAGTTCGGTAGGGAGTAAGGAATTATGATACGCATACAAGTACCGGCAACCAGCGCCAATCTGGGTTCCGGCTTTGATTCACTCGGCATTGCACTGAATCTGTACAATCAGGTTTGGATGGAAGAATCGGACTCGATTGATATTTCCTGTAAAGACGATGTACAGGTGCCGCTGGATGAACATAATCTGATTTACTGGGCTGCAAAACAGCTGTATGAGCAGTGCGGCCGCAAGCTGCCGGGCATGAAAATCGTACAGCTGAACAATATCCCGATGGCGCGCGGGTTAGGCAGCAGTTCCGCCTGCATCGTTGCGGGTATTCTGGGTGCGAACCGCCTGCTTGGCAGTCCACTGGATACGAAGGAACTGGTGACCCTCGCAACGAAAATCGAGGGCCATCCGGACAATGTTGCCCCGGCACTGGAAGGCGGCCTGGTTGCTTCCGCGATTGAAGGCGGCAAGGTTTACAGTGTAAGTGTGCCGGTTTCCGACAAAATCAGCTTTGTAGTCTTTATTCCGCCGTTTGAGCTAAAAACAGAAAAGGCGCGTTCTGTGCTGCCGGACAGCTACAGCCGCGCGGATGCAGTGTATAATCTTTCCCGCTCCGCGCTGATGACAGCTTCGCTCTTTTCCGGCAATCTGGAAAACCTGCGCGTGGCTGTGCAGGATAAGATTCATCAGCCGTACCGTTCCGGCCTGATTGAAAATTACGACGATGTCTGCCGGATGAGCTACGAGCTTGGTACACTGGGAACCTGCATCAGCGGCGCTGGCCCGACCATTATTTCCATGGTAAAGGCGGAGGAAGCACAGAACTTTGAAAGAACGGCGCGGGCACATTTGGAAGATAAGGGCATGGGGGATTGGCAGGTAAAGCTGCTGATGACGGAATCCTGCGGTGCAAAGATTTTTATTGAGTAATTCTTGTGCTGTTTGATTGATTATAAGAAGATGGAGGATGAACTGTATGAGTCTTATTGTACAGAAGTTTGGCGGCAGTTCTGTGGCAAATGCAGAGAGGGTCTTTCATGTAGCAGAAATTGTCACGAACACCTACAAGCAGGGAAACGACGTGGTGGTGGTCGTTTCCGCGCAGGGCGATACAACGGATGACCTGATTGCCAAGGCAAATGAGATCAATCCGCACGCCAGCAAGCGTGAAATGGATATGCTGCTGACCGCAGGCGAGCAGATGAGTGCTTCGCTGATGGCAATGGCGATTGAAAAGCTGGGTTTCCCGGTGGTTTCCCTGCTGGGCTGGCAGGCGGGATTTGTTACCAGTACCGCGTATGGCAGCGCCCGTATTCACCGCGTGGAGCCGGACCGTATCCGCAAGGAACTGGACAAAAAGAACATTGTGGTTGTCACCGGCTTCCAGGGTGTTAACCGCTACGATGACATGACCACGCTGGGCCGCGGCGGCAGTGACACCAGTGCAGTTGCCATTGCAGCAACCATGCATGCGGACTTGTGCCAAATCTTTACGGATGTAGAGGGTGTGTTTACCGCAGACCCACGTAAAGTTAAGAATGCCAAAAAGCTCAGCTGTATTTCTTATGACGAAATGCTGGAGCTTGCCACACTGGGTGCGCAGGTTCTGAACAACCGCTCTGTTGAGATGGCAAAAAAATACGGCATTGAGCTGGAAGTACTCTCCAGCATGACCAACAAACCGGGTACAATCGTAAGGGAGGCTAATAAAGTGGAAGAGATGCTTATCAGCGGTGTTGCGAAGGATAATGACGTGGCCCGCATTTCAATTATCGGTGTGCCGGACCGTCCGGGCCTT containing:
- a CDS encoding homoserine dehydrogenase, translated to MVEIAVMGYGVVGTGVIEVLAKHAEGLTLRAHEGIHVKYVLVRRDFPNPPMMGTFTKSFDQILNDPEVKIVVEVMGGLAPAYDYVRRCLLAGKSVVTSNKELVAAKGADLLQIAKDKNVNFLFEASVGGGIPIIRPMSQCLAANDVVGVAGILNGTTNYILTKMFRDGADFKNALAEAQRLGYAERDPSADVEGADACRKICILASLAYGKHVYPKQVHTEGITQIALADVEYAESWGGVVKLIGEVKRTANKKISIIVCPMFVERESQLANVDDVFNGIMVRGDVTGDIVFYGKGAGKMPTASAVVADVIDCVKHLKARKYLYWADGEPDYVEDYRNESRMFFVRAHAADADDAFDKAAELFSGAVRLFRKKPVSGEFAFVTEHLPEKDCDEKLQALEAAGITVDNRIRIGEM
- the thrB gene encoding homoserine kinase, whose translation is MIRIQVPATSANLGSGFDSLGIALNLYNQVWMEESDSIDISCKDDVQVPLDEHNLIYWAAKQLYEQCGRKLPGMKIVQLNNIPMARGLGSSSACIVAGILGANRLLGSPLDTKELVTLATKIEGHPDNVAPALEGGLVASAIEGGKVYSVSVPVSDKISFVVFIPPFELKTEKARSVLPDSYSRADAVYNLSRSALMTASLFSGNLENLRVAVQDKIHQPYRSGLIENYDDVCRMSYELGTLGTCISGAGPTIISMVKAEEAQNFERTARAHLEDKGMGDWQVKLLMTESCGAKIFIE
- a CDS encoding aspartate kinase; protein product: MSLIVQKFGGSSVANAERVFHVAEIVTNTYKQGNDVVVVVSAQGDTTDDLIAKANEINPHASKREMDMLLTAGEQMSASLMAMAIEKLGFPVVSLLGWQAGFVTSTAYGSARIHRVEPDRIRKELDKKNIVVVTGFQGVNRYDDMTTLGRGGSDTSAVAIAATMHADLCQIFTDVEGVFTADPRKVKNAKKLSCISYDEMLELATLGAQVLNNRSVEMAKKYGIELEVLSSMTNKPGTIVREANKVEEMLISGVAKDNDVARISIIGVPDRPGLAFKIFTKLAAKNVNVDIILQSVGRNGTKDISFTVGRDNLQDTMDLLGPYVEMIGATSVVYDDHVAKVSIVGAGMESHPGVASTMFESLFDANINIQMISTSEIKISVLIDQDDADKAVSVIHRKFYGDK